A DNA window from Dehalococcoidia bacterium contains the following coding sequences:
- the nuoH gene encoding NADH-quinone oxidoreductase subunit NuoH, whose protein sequence is MNYSPGFEFSAAAIPADWPGNFWWHLIILTVLLIGFLMTTVIIFIWMERRVIARFQARLGPNRAGPFGLLQSFADVIKILTKEDIIPTLADKVLFWIAPAIAFVPVLMVLAVIPLMDGLQLVDINVGVMYIAAISAISAIGVFMSGMASNNKYSLIGAMREIAQLISYEIPMVLALAAIVIATGSMSVSSVVAAQNIPFALVQPLGFVIFFVATLAEINRTPFDLVEADSELTAGFNTEFSGMKFAVLYLVEYSEAVIASVLITTFFLGGWHGPFLPGIVWFIGKMFASFFFILWIRSTLPRLRIDQSMKLAWKALLPLALVNLFLVAIKTVFLPDLSQWVSIPVFIVITAILILLWARFTLPGRQTVGA, encoded by the coding sequence ATGAATTATTCTCCCGGCTTCGAGTTCAGTGCTGCCGCCATTCCCGCCGACTGGCCGGGCAACTTCTGGTGGCATCTGATTATATTAACCGTGCTGCTCATCGGCTTCCTGATGACCACCGTAATAATCTTCATCTGGATGGAAAGACGCGTCATCGCCCGCTTCCAGGCGAGGCTCGGCCCCAACCGCGCCGGACCTTTCGGCCTGCTACAGTCTTTTGCCGACGTCATTAAAATTCTGACCAAGGAAGACATTATTCCGACGCTGGCGGATAAAGTCCTTTTCTGGATAGCCCCGGCCATTGCCTTCGTGCCTGTTCTGATGGTTCTGGCGGTTATCCCCCTCATGGACGGTCTGCAACTGGTCGATATCAACGTCGGGGTGATGTACATCGCGGCCATAAGCGCCATCAGCGCCATCGGTGTTTTTATGTCGGGCATGGCGTCCAATAACAAATATTCGCTTATCGGCGCCATGCGTGAAATAGCCCAACTGATCAGTTACGAGATCCCCATGGTGCTGGCCCTCGCCGCCATAGTTATAGCGACCGGCTCGATGTCTGTGTCAAGCGTGGTGGCCGCCCAAAATATACCATTCGCCCTGGTGCAGCCGCTGGGCTTCGTCATTTTCTTCGTAGCGACACTGGCTGAGATCAACCGCACGCCTTTCGATCTGGTAGAAGCCGACTCCGAGCTGACGGCCGGGTTCAACACCGAGTTTTCCGGCATGAAATTCGCCGTGCTCTACCTGGTCGAGTATAGCGAAGCCGTTATCGCTTCCGTGCTCATCACCACCTTCTTCCTGGGGGGTTGGCACGGCCCCTTCCTTCCCGGGATTGTCTGGTTTATCGGGAAAATGTTTGCCAGCTTTTTCTTTATCTTATGGATAAGAAGTACGCTGCCGCGCCTGCGCATCGACCAGTCCATGAAACTGGCGTGGAAGGCACTTCTGCCTCTAGCCCTGGTGAACCTTTTCCTGGTGGCTATTAAAACAGTCTTCCTGCCGGACCTTTCCCAATGGGTGAGCATACCGGTTTTCATCGTAATTACGGCAATCCTGATTCTTTTGTGGGCAAGATTCACGCTTCCGGGGAGGCAAACAGTT
- a CDS encoding NADH-quinone oxidoreductase subunit D encodes MALATEPFILNIGPVHPSTHGVFRMRVVLDGEIIQDVEPVFGYLHRGMEKLFEQRTYKQNIPLTDRLDYVSAINNNWPYVMAVEQLAGIQVPQRAEYLRVIMGELQRIASHLLAVGSVTNDMGMFITAFMYMFREREKIIDLLDMVTGQRLLYNFMRFGGVSQDIPTEFLPALTKFLKVMPGYLDEYDRLLTENEILLSRLKGIGVLKAETAINASVSGPVLRGSGIKWDLRKAAPYSVYENFAFDVPVGINGDCYDRYRVRMEEMRQSLRIIQQAVEQMPAGKEKIPTPLRLRPPAGEAYAQIESPRGMLGCYLVSDGTEKPYRCHFRAPAFINLTVLRELLIGQKLADAIVIFGSIDTSMGEVDR; translated from the coding sequence ATGGCGCTGGCAACTGAGCCATTTATACTCAATATAGGACCGGTGCACCCCAGCACGCACGGCGTCTTCCGCATGCGCGTGGTGCTCGATGGGGAGATCATCCAGGACGTCGAACCGGTCTTCGGCTACCTGCACCGCGGCATGGAAAAGCTCTTCGAGCAGCGCACTTATAAACAGAACATCCCGCTCACGGACCGCCTGGATTACGTATCGGCCATTAACAATAACTGGCCCTATGTCATGGCCGTCGAGCAACTCGCCGGCATACAGGTGCCCCAAAGGGCGGAGTACCTGCGCGTTATCATGGGCGAGCTGCAGCGCATAGCCAGCCACCTGCTGGCTGTCGGCTCGGTCACCAACGATATGGGCATGTTTATTACCGCTTTCATGTACATGTTCCGCGAAAGAGAAAAGATTATCGACCTGCTCGATATGGTTACCGGCCAGCGCCTGCTGTACAATTTTATGCGTTTCGGCGGCGTCAGCCAGGATATCCCCACGGAGTTTTTGCCGGCACTTACGAAGTTCCTCAAGGTAATGCCAGGGTATCTGGACGAGTACGACCGCTTGCTCACCGAAAACGAAATACTGCTATCGCGCCTCAAAGGAATAGGCGTGCTCAAAGCGGAGACAGCCATAAACGCATCGGTCAGCGGCCCCGTGCTAAGAGGTTCCGGCATCAAGTGGGATCTCAGGAAAGCCGCGCCTTATTCGGTCTACGAAAACTTCGCATTCGATGTCCCGGTGGGTATAAACGGCGACTGCTACGACCGCTACAGGGTGAGGATGGAAGAGATGCGCCAGAGCCTGCGTATCATACAGCAGGCGGTGGAGCAGATGCCGGCCGGCAAGGAAAAAATACCCACTCCGCTGCGCCTCAGACCGCCTGCCGGAGAGGCTTACGCCCAGATTGAATCGCCCAGAGGTATGCTCGGCTGTTATCTGGTTTCCGACGGGACTGAAAAACCTTACCGCTGCCATTTCCGCGCACCGGCTTTTATAAACCTCACAGTGCTGCGCGAGCTTTTAATCGGGCAGAAGCTGGCCGACGCCATAGTCATTTTCGGCAGCATCGATACCTCGATGGGAGAGGTGGACAGGTAG
- a CDS encoding NADH-quinone oxidoreductase subunit C, producing the protein MTTMLNIDDIAARLKAKFGKGISPANDCLEVTPTLLPQVAEYLKTTPGMDFDFLDMVTAVDYADRFEMVYRLLSTRNNSLVSIKVKCDKAKPVVPSLANLWQGASLQEREIYDLLGIEFSGHPDMRRIVLWEGYQGHPLRKDFKDRVYGAGN; encoded by the coding sequence ATGACGACGATGCTCAATATTGACGATATTGCCGCCAGGCTCAAGGCGAAGTTCGGCAAGGGTATTAGCCCCGCCAATGATTGCCTTGAGGTAACTCCCACGCTCTTGCCGCAAGTGGCGGAATATCTTAAAACTACCCCCGGGATGGATTTTGACTTTCTGGACATGGTCACGGCGGTGGACTATGCAGACCGCTTCGAGATGGTCTACAGGCTTCTTTCCACCAGGAATAATTCGCTCGTCAGTATTAAGGTCAAATGCGATAAAGCCAAGCCTGTGGTGCCGTCGCTGGCAAACCTGTGGCAGGGAGCCAGCCTCCAGGAGCGCGAGATCTACGACCTGCTCGGCATCGAGTTCAGCGGGCACCCCGACATGAGGCGCATCGTGCTCTGGGAAGGCTACCAGGGACATCCCCTGCGAAAAGATTTCAAGGACAGGGTCTATGGCGCTGGCAACTGA
- a CDS encoding NADH-quinone oxidoreductase subunit B, producing the protein MTPSSEIDRREAAGIEALRNASQRPIPDPDAWLDQEIKRNLLFTTVDGVINWARKASLWPATAFTACCTFEFIGASASRFDTSRFGMEVVRSSPRQADLLICGGTLSWKMAPQIKRLYDQMAEPKWVIAMGACAISGGIFHDSYAVVPGYNLLFPVDVYIPGCPPRPEALMAGFEALRQKIAKESISRPR; encoded by the coding sequence CTGACCCCTTCGTCAGAGATAGACCGCCGCGAAGCTGCCGGCATCGAAGCGCTGCGCAACGCGAGCCAGCGGCCCATCCCCGACCCGGACGCATGGCTCGACCAGGAAATCAAGCGCAACCTTCTCTTCACCACCGTGGATGGCGTCATCAACTGGGCGCGCAAAGCCTCGCTCTGGCCTGCTACAGCCTTCACCGCCTGCTGCACCTTTGAGTTCATCGGGGCGTCTGCATCGCGTTTCGATACCTCCCGCTTCGGCATGGAAGTGGTGCGCTCTTCGCCGCGACAGGCAGACCTTCTGATTTGCGGCGGCACGCTAAGCTGGAAGATGGCCCCTCAGATAAAGCGACTCTACGACCAGATGGCCGAACCCAAGTGGGTTATCGCCATGGGCGCCTGCGCCATCAGCGGAGGCATTTTTCACGACTCATATGCCGTCGTACCCGGCTACAACCTCCTTTTCCCGGTCGACGTTTACATCCCCGGCTGCCCGCCGCGTCCCGAAGCATTGATGGCTGGCTTCGAAGCCCTGCGCCAGAAAATCGCCAAAGAAAGTATCAGCAGACCCAGATAA
- a CDS encoding NADH-quinone oxidoreductase subunit A (Catalyzes the transfer of electrons from NADH to ubiquinone) codes for MLQGYGYIALFLLVSLAFAGFMITLPVLLRRLKVIPHKPSAIKSSTVECGLETTGRSWVQFNTHYYFFALISVALDVMLVFILPWAAGLKELGAFALGAAAVFVAILLVGYLYAWRKGVLQWK; via the coding sequence TTGTTACAGGGTTACGGATATATTGCCCTCTTCCTACTGGTGAGCCTGGCTTTCGCCGGGTTCATGATAACCCTGCCTGTGCTGCTGCGCCGCCTCAAGGTAATTCCCCACAAACCATCCGCCATTAAATCCAGTACGGTGGAGTGCGGCCTCGAGACAACAGGACGCAGCTGGGTGCAGTTCAACACTCACTACTATTTTTTCGCGCTCATCTCTGTAGCGCTGGACGTCATGCTGGTCTTCATTTTGCCGTGGGCTGCCGGCCTTAAAGAGCTGGGGGCCTTTGCTCTTGGAGCCGCTGCCGTTTTCGTGGCTATCCTGCTGGTGGGTTACCTCTACGCCTGGCGCAAGGGTGTGCTGCAGTGGAAATAG